From the Micromonospora lupini genome, one window contains:
- a CDS encoding helix-turn-helix domain-containing protein has protein sequence MGNVTDYVLEELRLFRTGLGLSQDDFGRGIGYSGSHVSSVETGGRPPTKEYMRAVDAHHETSGRFQRMLDRLARLDAEPAWLREWIEFEREATTLRWFELAYVPGLLQTERYARATLAGGRFDAEDVDRIVASRLERQSILHRPRPPQLIAVLDEAVLRRPVLDQPGLMVEQCEHLAQLATAEHVQVHVVPVDAGMYLGMGGQFIIAEMPDGERVTYADNQLTAQIVDAPPDVAKLAKTWEIVRSEALPRRQSIELIERVAKSWTC, from the coding sequence ATGGGCAACGTCACCGACTACGTGTTGGAGGAGCTGCGGTTGTTCCGCACGGGGCTCGGGCTCAGTCAGGACGACTTCGGCCGGGGAATCGGCTATTCCGGCTCGCACGTCAGCTCGGTGGAGACCGGCGGGCGACCGCCCACGAAGGAGTACATGCGGGCGGTCGACGCCCACCACGAGACCAGCGGACGCTTCCAGCGCATGCTGGATCGGTTGGCCCGACTCGACGCCGAGCCGGCCTGGCTGCGCGAGTGGATCGAGTTCGAACGCGAGGCGACCACGCTGCGCTGGTTCGAGTTGGCGTACGTGCCGGGCCTGCTCCAGACCGAGCGGTACGCGCGGGCCACACTGGCCGGTGGCCGGTTCGACGCCGAGGACGTGGACCGCATCGTGGCCTCCCGGTTGGAGCGGCAGTCGATCCTGCACCGTCCGCGTCCGCCGCAGCTCATCGCCGTTCTGGACGAGGCGGTGCTGCGCCGGCCGGTGCTCGACCAGCCGGGCCTCATGGTCGAGCAGTGCGAGCACCTGGCGCAGTTGGCGACGGCGGAGCATGTCCAGGTGCACGTCGTGCCGGTGGACGCCGGGATGTATCTGGGGATGGGCGGTCAGTTCATCATCGCCGAGATGCCCGACGGTGAGCGAGTGACCTATGCGGACAACCAACTCACGGCGCAGATCGTCGATGCACCGCCCGACGTGGCTAAGCTGGCGAAGACGTGGGAGATCGTGCGCAGCGAGGCTCTCCCTCGTCGGCAGAGCATCGAGCTGATCGAGAGAGTGGCGAAGTCATGGACATGCTGA
- a CDS encoding flavin reductase, whose amino-acid sequence MVVRPPVPHVAMRPLWRCRSCGREWPCQPAKLALLTEYRTNRIGLLIYLGTLMNEATAQLTQLHPNHPPAKMTERFLSWARARG is encoded by the coding sequence ATGGTGGTGCGTCCACCCGTCCCGCACGTCGCCATGCGCCCGCTGTGGCGGTGCCGGAGCTGCGGCCGGGAGTGGCCCTGCCAGCCGGCCAAGCTGGCCCTGCTGACGGAGTACCGGACCAACCGGATCGGGCTGCTGATCTATCTCGGCACGCTTATGAACGAGGCGACGGCCCAGCTCACCCAGCTTCACCCGAACCACCCGCCGGCGAAGATGACCGAGCGCTTCCTCTCCTGGGCGAGGGCCCGCGGCTGA
- a CDS encoding DUF397 domain-containing protein yields MLTPQWRKSTRSGGNGGACVEVADNLPHVVLVRDTKDREGGTLRVDPTAWKAFVAYAKRH; encoded by the coding sequence ATGCTGACCCCTCAGTGGCGCAAGTCGACCAGGTCCGGCGGCAACGGCGGAGCCTGCGTCGAGGTCGCCGACAACCTGCCGCACGTGGTGCTGGTGCGCGACACCAAGGACCGCGAGGGCGGCACCCTGCGCGTCGACCCCACGGCCTGGAAGGCATTCGTCGCGTACGCCAAGCGACACTGA